CCGGAGCGGCGAAAGTCGACGCCGTCGACATCGATCCTGTTTCGGTGGCCGCGACTAGGGAAAACGCCCTGAAGAACGGCGTCGCGGTCACCGTGTACGAAGGCGACGGGTTTTCGCCTTTGCCCGATGCGGGTTACGAGGTCGTGCTGGCCAACATCATCAGCGAGGCGCTGATTCATCTCGCTCCGGAGGCCAAGCAGAGAGTGAGCGCCGGAGGCCACTGGCTGGTCAGCGGCATCATCGCAGAAAACTGGCCGGACGTGGAGCGCTCTGCGACGGTACACGGCTTCGAGCTTGTGGAGGTCGAACGCGATGGTGAGTGGGTAGCGGCGCTCTTTCGCCGCCTGCCCGACTAATCAGGGCATTGATCCAAAGACGGAGCGCTTTTTGGCAGGCCTTGATAGCCTCTTCCTGCCGACGACGATTGCTGACGCCAGGCCTGCGGCAGCCGGACGGGCAAAGAATTTGCTGTAGGTAGAATCGCCGTTATGCGATTGGACGGAAGACAACCGGACGAACTCCGGCCAGTAACCCTGGAGCGCGGGTTTTCCAAACACGCCGAAGGGTCATGCCTGATCAAACTCGGCGATACCCACATGCACGTTACGGCGACCGTCGAAGACAAGGTGCCGAGATGGATGCACCGGCAAGGGAAGGGCTGGTTGACCGCAGAGTACGCGATGCTGCCGCGCTCCGGACAGCGAAGAAACCAAAGGGACGGAACTCGCGGCCCAAGCGGGAGGTCTCAGGAGATTCAACGACTGATCGGACGGTCGTTGCGAGCGGTAGTCGATCTTGAGTCCATGGGCGAGCGAACGATCATCGTTGATTGCGACGCATTGCGGGCAGACGGTGGAACGCGAACGGCCTCGATCACCGCCGCGTACGTCGCGGTGTACGACGCCATGACGTGGATGCAGGAGCAAGGCATGATCACAAAGAACTTGATCACCGAACCAATCGCCGCCGTCTCGCTGGGCGTCGTCCAGGGGGAAACGTTGTTGGATCTGTGCTACGAG
This region of Armatimonadota bacterium genomic DNA includes:
- the rph gene encoding ribonuclease PH; its protein translation is MRLDGRQPDELRPVTLERGFSKHAEGSCLIKLGDTHMHVTATVEDKVPRWMHRQGKGWLTAEYAMLPRSGQRRNQRDGTRGPSGRSQEIQRLIGRSLRAVVDLESMGERTIIVDCDALRADGGTRTASITAAYVAVYDAMTWMQEQGMITKNLITEPIAAVSLGVVQGETLLDLCYEEDARAQTDMNVVMTASGEFVEIQGTAESKPFTAEQLGKMLSLAKKGVFELVELQRQTLGA